The Quercus lobata isolate SW786 chromosome 4, ValleyOak3.0 Primary Assembly, whole genome shotgun sequence genome segment AGACTAAAAAAAGAACTTCAGCTATTCTCAACAGCCGCAAAAGTGCAGTTATTTCTTTTTCACCAAATACACCATTTTAGGCAGTGCGGTATAAGTATAACCATTCCAAATCCCATTATTGTTGTGCCTTCTGCACCTTCCTTCCTATCATCCTAATATCCCAACATCCTACTTAGTCAGTAGATGAACCTGAAACAAGGAAACAGTTGCAGCCATAACCAAATTATAACTAAACACTGCAGCGACAACTTATCaacattttctctccatttccCTTGGACATACAACAGCAGTCTATACCAACAACTAAGAAAAGGAAGACACTAACTCTACATGCCTTTTAAGTTCTACCTCATTTGCCAAACAAGTTTAATGAACAAATCCCTTAGTAGTATAAACCTTAGCATGTTATTTAGTATAAAGAACACAATAGCATTGAAAGAAACATAAGATTTAAGCACTTAAACAAGTTGATGCACATCCGCCAACAATAAACTTGTGATTGGACCCTGCTAAGCATGAGAAAATAGCATTCCATATCAAGATACAACTAGGCAAGAGAGATAGGATTGCTTATCTTGGAACCAACTCTCTCTCATATAAAGTAGCTTCTTATTATCAATATTAAGGTTAAATGCAGTACACAAACCAACAAAGACCATGTAGCTTGAACTAAGGAAGTAAGAACAAGACCTTGGAATGGCATCGTGCTCACTAGACAAGCACTTGCCTACTCCTTTTAAACATTCTCACTTTTAgatattcttttatttagttatgtttttTCAGTCAATTCTTCTTTAAATTGAAGTCAGAAGAGCTATAATCTAGCTCTTCGTAACTCTAAAGGAATAACAATCATCCATACCACAACAACCATTCACATACAAATATCAAATACTTATTTATAATAGCCACAAAAGGATAATGTAAACATGGAATAAAAGTCAAGCTTTAGCAATACTATCTAACTATCATGCCAACTACTAAGGAAAAGGAATAAACAAGGGTTTCACTTCATCCATACCACCATGACTTCAATCTTATATGCTCACCACCAACCCGTTAGTAAGATTCCACATTTGTTCCATCAAGTAAAACAAGGCTCTCCATGAAAGTAGTTATATATGAAGGATGTTGGATATCGGGATCCTTCTTCTCTTGTAGAGTTTCAATGTCAATTAAAGCATGCTTAAATCCTTGCCTCTCTCCTGGATCATTTCTGTAGCAAACCATAAGTGAACCATAATCGATCAAGGAAATCCAACAAGCCACCCTTTCAGATGGCACAACAAAAAGTTTATTCCAAGACTCAACCACACCATACTCCCTCAACGCCCATATTGAGAATTGAAAGCCAGGTTGTTCACTATGTTCACTTGTAATAAAAGACAGTTTCCCCTTGAATGATGAAAGACATCTTTGAAGGGTGTTGGCAGAACCATTAGGCAGTTCTAGCTTTCCGAATTTCTCACTATTGAcatcaaatgacaaaatcatatttttaccCTTGcgattttcttctccttctacTACAAATGCCAACCAGTGTAAAGCACCACTAACCAATGGAGCTGGCGAAAGATCGTTTGGACAATTCACTACACTGGTTGTGAACTCGATTCCAACCCTTCTCCATGAATCCGAACTTAATGTGTACACCTCAACCTCAGGCAGAGGCAGAGGCAGAGGTAGAGACAGAGGCAGAGCTAGAGCTAGAAAGAAACTAGAAAATGAAATCCTCACAACCTTGTAGTCATTGTTCTGGGAATGATAAGCAAATCCGAGTTTAACAAACCTTAACTGTCGTAAGCAAGTATGAGgcaatttcttgaattttctaataCTCGGGTTCCACAAATATATATCATTAGCGCAAGTGGAGCTGCCATAATTAGCGAGGCACAATAAGCCATTGCAAGAACCCACTATTTGGAAACAAGCATTAGGAAAATCAAAAGGAACTCCAATCTCAGAAATCCTATCAAACGGGCGGTCCAAAGCCACCGTACAGACAGGTCTGTTAGTGTTGGAAGAAGGGTTTGTGTCTCTTACTGATGGCATGTGTATGACACAACCATTACCatgatttttgttgtgattaaGGTGGGTGGAGATGAAATAAGGCGTGGTGATTGAGGAGTCCCAGGATTTGCAAACGCACCTGAATCTTGTCACCGATTTCACCGGCAGTCTAGCCAGGATGTTCAGTACGATGTCGAACGGTAGTTGGTTCTTCCTGTGTCGGAGTTTTGTCATTTGGGACATTTAGAAACGAGATACGCTCAGAGAGAGAGGAACTAAACAGACTGAGAGAGACTGGTGTTCTCTGTTTCATATGAGAAGACATAGAGTTTCATTTAAAACACgcctctcccaaaaaaaaacccagcagcTATTTCCCAAAATAACGAGTTTCAATAAGCATATGAAACACGAGAAGAGATATTAGAGTTCCATTAAAACACGTAAAAAGACAactaaaatcaaacaaaagattactaacaaaattaaaatctcaattAATAGCAGaaaaactatttaataaaatctAATGTTCATCTGCCAAGAGAGGCTAAATATCtcttataaccaaaaaaaaaaaaaaaatcactctaTTTTTCCATATTAATTCTCGAATAaattaaatcacaattttttttctctcacttctcacttttttttttaattattattatttataatttaataaaactcATAGGGAAGAAAATAGATTTATGAATGGAATCAAATATGCAGTATTTAGAGAcaaaagtatttgtttattgGATAAAAATCAATATACTTCTAATGTCGAATTGGGATCAACTAGGACAGAAATAAAGCATTGGGTTGAATGCTTCTTTGGCGTCAAAGTAATAGCTATAAGTTcttgatgggaaaaaaaaaaaaaagtgtgagtGAAAAATCCCACTAAATTGAATTGGGTCCATGAATCTAAGAACTAGTGAGAATTCTTAATCTCTCTCAATATATCTCTAAATTCGAAAATCTAGGATTTGAATTGATGTACTTTCATTGAGTCCTCCTAAATTGCATCGATTTATTTTAAGgatttcatttcaatttgaatttggtTATTCACCATGTACGAGGATCCCTGCTAAACATCTATGGTTGAATGGCTAAGACACCCAATTCATAATTGGCAAATTCGTAGTAGTTACAATAATGTCGATGAGCGATTTGAACCttggttattttttattctatggAGATATAATGTATGTGAGCCAACCCTGCTTTGATCTTCATGTTAGCTTCTATTTactctccttttcttttatttatttaatttttttgttcttcttagCTCTTATACTCTTGTTTTTGTCCCAATTAAAGTTTTTGGGCCCAAAATTTGTTGAGCCAGTCCTAGTGGTATTAATGGTGCTATAAGTGATGCTCAGGTGAAAGTGATGTTACTCCGAGATGACAAAAATTTCTTACCCTACACTCCTCACGAATTATTCCCACCCTAAAGAGGTCACTAAACCAAAATTTagagcccaaaaaaaaaaaaaagaaaaaaagtctcAAAAATGAACTTTATGCAAACTTTAGAGACAAAACGGATATTTTTgcccaaaaataaaagtacaatagaaataaaataagatatagAACCTTTCAacattttcatgaaaatttatattattaaataatattatcaatttAGGTCCAACTTCTCCATTTTTACTAGCATATGAGGACTTAACTCATGGTAGCCCCATCATAGGTTTCTAAGGTTTTGAAAGGAAACATGGAAGTATGATGGAAGAAAagttaaagaattttttttcttacaattctagatagaccttttttttttttttttttttttaagatttccTAACCTACATAGATCTTGTATCAAGGAgaggattttgaaaattacttgggaaaattttaattcaaacaAACATACTTTATCAATGGATTTAACAGCTcttttagttatattttttaatatataaacatatttatatttaagttgTACAAAACATTAATGACACTCAAACTTAAATtcttaccaataaaaataaataaataaaaaaaaagaaggtgctGCACATGGTGCCAATAAgtctagtttatatatatatatatatatatatatatatatataaaaccgaaacttttgaaactttcacaattttccacgacagcattatttaaaaaaataaaactattaaaaccaaaaaataaaactattaaaaaataaaattaaaaccctAAACACCGTTACTATTTCTAACCCAATAACTATTTCTCCCCAAAACAAACCCGATAATCTTCAACTTCTAAACAATACCTGATACAAAAACCTATTTCTCAATCTCTATCTCTCCTTCAAACGCAAACTCAACCCAACAAACATTGCAAGACCCAtacccttctctctctttatcaATCTCTCTACCCTTCTccttccccaaaacccaaacgCCAATCAGATCTAACAGACCGCCTCTCATGGGACATTGGGACAAATCAAGTTTCAGAGACTAAAACAATTCCATTGGAGAGAGGCTACAGATATTTCTCTTAGTGGGTTTTCGCCAGAATCATCTGGCCGTTGGGGGGACGATATGGTATGTTaggtttggttttggattttgttaTTAATCTTGATTTGCATTGCTTTAAATTTTCAGATCCCATACCTTTTTATTAATCTTGATTACGGCTAGAACTTGAATAACAGGCAAACCCAATCAAAACCCATTTTGCCAATCACTTGTTAGATGCCGAGCTATTGATATCTACAAGTTTTGTATATCAAATTGAGGCatacttcaattttattttctatgtatatttaaaaattttggggttaatTATTCTGTGTTTTTCCATTTGGCTCTTGAGTTTGAGTTTATGGTTTgcaattttttgcatttttagttGTTGCCGTTGGCTGTAGAGAAAAGCTCAGAAATTAGGCCCACTCTATGATTTCTTTTTACCACCATCAGAGACCAGTCTTTCTCAGACACTATTACCagtaagttttctaatttttttttataagttttcctattaaatatgatttagggttttgtttgggagtattttctcttttagattGATGGTTTTTGGAGCCCGTAGTGGGTTTTGTTAATTCCAATCAAAACTCTATCTTAATGTGAAGATAGTTTTAAATTTACGGTTCAGATTAGTTTTTATTGTTGTAtagcttctttcttttttttccttccttcatGTTGTATAGTTTCTTCTCCTGCTTTTGTGTCGTTCCTTCCTTGCAACAACAAAGGTTCCATTCTTACATTGTTTATGCCTTAATAGTTCTATATTGTTCACTGTTGTTAAGATTCCATCTTCCTAATTAATTTCTGATTtcttattttcattctttttcttcttttctccaaTTGCAGTATACCGTGTTTTTGTACCTGACATTGGGtcttatgccaaaaaaaataattgaatcaGGGTTAAAGGTACCCTGatttcccattttatttttccaatttttggggatctattttgtcaattattgtttttttggttagaatatttttccttgCTTGGTATACTTTTGTGAGATTTTAAAGTTTTCTTTATTTAGGTTATGGTTTTGTCATTGATAGAGGATttgtttcaatttctttatgccatctttttcattcaattttaaGTTTTGTCATAGGAAGTTCTGAGCATCCTAAGACTCTTATATCAACATGAGTTGCAAGTGCTATAATATATGTGATTCCAACTTTGAGTCCAACTATAATTCTTTCCTaatgttggttgcaaaattttagttatagAGATAGGGTTTTTTAGGTAGATTCTTGCTTACATCTATCTTTGTTGATGtcatttttttccatcttttcaTTTCCTATGTCTTTGTccaattgaagaaaattgaagtGTAGATTGCAATTCATTTGCCTCTTTGTTAGATTTCTGCATTGTTCAATGTAGCCTTATTTTGGGAATACAAGATTGATTGAAAATTGAGATTGCCATGAGTATTCATTTTGATAGGTGCATTAAAAATCTTCTAATTATAAGTTAATGAATCTGAGTTCTAATTTTAAGTAATGAGTGTGATTGTTGTATTatatacaacaaaaaataaataaataaataaaggtcaTGAACAAGGAAAATATTTGGAGTTGAGAAATTCAAAATGTAAACCTCTGCAAGATATTGCCAACTATTAAAAAACTAAGGGTCGTTTGGTATAGGAgtttaaacatatgtttttagtttttaaacaacattgcACGCATTTTCACATacttcttcacccacacgtatttccaaaaaatacaaacaacattactagatCAACGTTACCAAAGGGCCCCTAAATATCAGGAAAGATATTAATTTGTTGTGGCTGGTCTCTcacttctttcctttttaaaagTTCATGTTGTTCAGGTATTAGGAAAgttattaatttgtttaataaataaaaaagaatagcaTAATATGAATGTATATACTCCATTTTAATTTGATCATAGATTGATCAAATCAATTGGTGTTTGTTTGCAATGCATCTatgattttgtaaattttatagaCCCAAAAAAGGAGGAGACTAAACCTGCATTTAGAATTCATCTCTATCTAAACTGTACTATGATTATTACACAATCATTGATTTaactctctctcctttttttgtttttgtgtaggTGATTTTGTAGATTTCCATGCACCAATGTATATCTTACATGCCCACATTGCTTATCACGAACCAAGAACTTGTGctacaaataataaattaatgttaTGAACAATGTTAATGTTGTAGCTTCATTGATGGCATGTACTTAAATGATTTCAAGCAAttgcttcaaatattttttattttcttgctcatAGAAATAGCTATTAGTACATTATTGCATTGTCTCTATTTAAATGAACCTTACtgtcttttaaattttttccataGAGAGTGGCTTGGCTAAGCCTAATAGCACTGCTTCGAATAATTGtgtttttgaaattgattgtatGTCTTACTTAAGATATATCCAAAGAGTTTAtgaaatttggttttaattgttTATAGAGATAGTTGAAACTGAAATATATAGGCATTTCATTTGATTCCTTTCAAATAGACACTCTTTCAAACTACTATTATTTGCATGTACTTAAGATGTATCTAAAGGAAATTAGATGCATCTGACACAAATATATGTTGCTGCAAATGATCTCCTTAATAGTTTCCCAGAAGCCAACATAATCAAAATTGGGGGCCATAAAGAGTAGATAAGCAAAGATACTTAGACTATTTGTCAGCTATTTCTTTTCAAAGTATTGAATATTGTGTTT includes the following:
- the LOC115985282 gene encoding F-box/kelch-repeat protein At3g23880-like, which gives rise to MTKLRHRKNQLPFDIVLNILARLPVKSVTRFRCVCKSWDSSITTPYFISTHLNHNKNHGNGCVIHMPSVRDTNPSSNTNRPVCTVALDRPFDRISEIGVPFDFPNACFQIVGSCNGLLCLANYGSSTCANDIYLWNPSIRKFKKLPHTCLRQLRFVKLGFAYHSQNNDYKVVRISFSSFFLALALPLSLPLPLPLPEVEVYTLSSDSWRRVGIEFTTSVVNCPNDLSPAPLVSGALHWLAFVVEGEENRKGKNMILSFDVNSEKFGKLELPNGSANTLQRCLSSFKGKLSFITSEHSEQPGFQFSIWALREYGVVESWNKLFVVPSERVACWISLIDYGSLMVCYRNDPGERQGFKHALIDIETLQEKKDPDIQHPSYITTFMESLVLLDGTNVESY